The Spirochaeta isovalerica genome includes a window with the following:
- a CDS encoding EAL domain-containing protein, with protein MMAYIRNKYSDSDILIQRKIHVFFWSLLVLLGGSLLYLSYQLIARSHYAQDFLYLFLAIGLLVTALLLLVNGKFFFSSFLILTAALIPLTALVWMGVTLNELKLYNMAFLQSIGILFAVLIATRAWQIVLYGLGAQVLCGAFLLLRLLPAASGETFPYWSTFVVVLIVLTMETLLAYFVFFLLNRTLMETKYMAEHDENTGLPNGNRLRLDLAHSMKSGIENQVHFYRIENYKELLLNYGMQNLIETVESIAEIISIENGSEVYRLSTDLLGLFFSDTKCTASQCMEKTLKLFEAPLTVNDINVRVQLRGAKLRHSAIEKSMSANYSRGQLALYQAEKENKQFVLYEKNSENLWKDRLNLFHELFDAVSEGRFSIVYQPIFTRERTVAAVESLSRWTNNKGEAISPDVFIPMLEETGLMNDYFLMMVRKVLEDIKQFRSLQGDFPVFINLSPELINYHFDFNRLMELLETSRIPAEKVGFEITESAMLHNDDDTDSVMQLLKSRGFQLALDDFGTGYSNLTRILNLPFNKIKFDRSFLTGMIKDPKYAELLEVLISYLSNSSYKTVIEGVETEEDFSLLKGFGCHEFQGFLLARPVPPEELKL; from the coding sequence ATGATGGCGTATATCAGAAATAAATACAGCGATAGCGATATTCTCATCCAGAGAAAAATCCATGTTTTCTTCTGGTCTCTGCTCGTTCTTCTGGGCGGTTCTCTTTTATATCTTTCCTATCAGCTCATTGCCCGTTCCCATTATGCTCAGGATTTTCTCTATCTCTTTCTGGCAATCGGCCTTCTTGTTACCGCTCTGCTTCTTCTGGTCAATGGCAAGTTCTTTTTTTCATCTTTCCTGATCCTGACAGCGGCGCTTATTCCTTTAACTGCGCTGGTCTGGATGGGGGTAACGCTCAATGAATTGAAACTCTACAATATGGCTTTCCTTCAGTCTATCGGGATCCTTTTCGCTGTTCTCATAGCTACCCGGGCCTGGCAGATTGTTCTCTACGGCCTGGGAGCACAGGTTTTATGCGGCGCTTTTCTTCTCTTGCGGCTGCTTCCCGCAGCTTCGGGTGAAACCTTTCCCTACTGGTCCACATTTGTTGTGGTTCTTATTGTGCTTACTATGGAGACGCTTCTCGCCTACTTCGTTTTCTTTCTTCTCAATCGGACTCTGATGGAAACGAAGTACATGGCCGAGCATGATGAAAATACCGGCCTGCCGAATGGAAACAGATTGAGACTCGATCTCGCTCATTCGATGAAATCGGGGATTGAGAATCAGGTTCATTTTTACAGAATTGAAAATTATAAAGAACTTCTGCTGAATTACGGTATGCAGAATCTCATTGAGACAGTCGAGTCGATTGCGGAAATCATTTCCATTGAAAACGGAAGTGAGGTGTACCGTTTGTCTACAGATTTGCTCGGCCTTTTTTTCAGTGACACAAAGTGTACTGCTTCGCAATGCATGGAAAAGACGCTGAAATTGTTTGAAGCCCCTCTAACAGTCAATGATATAAATGTCCGCGTTCAATTAAGAGGAGCTAAACTCAGGCACTCGGCCATCGAGAAGAGTATGTCGGCCAATTACAGCCGGGGTCAGCTGGCTCTGTATCAGGCGGAAAAAGAGAATAAGCAATTTGTCCTTTACGAAAAAAACAGCGAGAACTTATGGAAAGACCGGCTAAATCTCTTTCACGAGTTGTTTGATGCTGTTTCTGAAGGGCGTTTCTCTATTGTATATCAGCCGATTTTTACCCGGGAAAGAACAGTTGCCGCTGTTGAATCCCTATCCCGCTGGACCAATAATAAGGGAGAAGCCATAAGTCCCGACGTTTTTATTCCCATGCTGGAAGAGACAGGCCTGATGAATGATTACTTTCTTATGATGGTAAGAAAAGTCCTCGAAGATATAAAACAGTTTAGATCGCTGCAGGGGGATTTTCCCGTTTTTATAAATTTATCGCCGGAACTGATAAATTATCATTTTGATTTCAACCGTCTGATGGAGCTGTTGGAGACGAGCCGTATACCAGCGGAGAAAGTGGGCTTCGAAATAACCGAATCCGCCATGCTGCATAATGATGACGACACAGACAGCGTAATGCAATTACTGAAATCAAGAGGGTTTCAACTGGCTCTCGATGATTTCGGTACGGGATACTCCAATCTCACCAGGATTCTCAATCTCCCGTTTAATAAGATAAAATTCGACAGAAGTTTTCTGACAGGAATGATAAAGGATCCGAAATACGCCGAACTTCTGGAAGTTCTTATTTCCTATCTCAGCAATAGCTCCTATAAGACAGTTATCGAGGGAGTTGAGACAGAAGAGGATTTCTCACTACTTAAAGGATTCGGCTGTCATGAATTCCAGGGATTCCTCCTGGCGAGACCTGTCCCGCCGGAGGAACTTAAACTCTGA
- a CDS encoding GNAT family N-acetyltransferase — protein sequence MSEGKNIHSDLQRLILMVPIEKDRPALEDFFRQTITDTFFRNNINDPAGIEEEVKHQLETFDSREDMLTARLGDRIVGTIACGRQNRSVSSNIDRELRELPEIKGVYVHPEYQSAGIGSFLWKTMITRLHDRGVPEACLDSGYKLSQEYWKRMIGAPDIIMKDYWGKGEDQMIWFFLIEDQYKRLLL from the coding sequence ATGTCAGAAGGCAAGAATATCCATAGTGATTTGCAGCGTCTTATACTGATGGTGCCGATTGAAAAAGACAGACCTGCTCTGGAAGATTTTTTCAGACAAACTATTACCGATACTTTTTTCAGAAACAATATAAATGACCCCGCAGGGATCGAAGAAGAAGTGAAGCATCAGCTTGAAACCTTTGACAGCCGGGAAGATATGCTCACGGCCCGCCTGGGAGACCGGATTGTTGGAACCATCGCCTGCGGCAGGCAGAATCGTTCCGTAAGTTCCAACATAGACCGGGAGCTGCGGGAACTGCCTGAAATAAAAGGTGTCTACGTCCATCCGGAATATCAGTCCGCCGGTATCGGTTCGTTTTTATGGAAAACCATGATAACAAGGCTACATGACCGGGGAGTACCTGAAGCCTGCCTTGATAGCGGTTATAAACTGTCTCAGGAATACTGGAAGAGAATGATCGGAGCGCCGGATATTATTATGAAAGATTATTGGGGGAAAGGAGAGGATCAGATGATATGGTTCTTCCTGATTGAGGATCAATATAAACGTCTTCTCTTATAA
- the hydA gene encoding dihydropyrimidinase, producing MKYDLVIKNGTIVTAMTSYKADIAIKEGKISAIGQGLEGKEEIDATDRLVTPGAIDTHVHLEMPIGKFVSSDDFYHGTKAAAFGGTTSIIDFVESKKDQTFVEALKERKSKAADKALIDYRFHMTIGPDDMKKLDQVQSAYDAGCRSFKIYMAYGLKLTDGEILKAFEAIGEAGALPVVHAENWDVITTLIDRNISEGNSGPEWHTKSRPALMEAEAVGRVIDLAAYAGVPVHIFHISCPEAAERVRQARLQGHYVSGETCPQYLCLTDEVFEAEGVEGALPICSPPIRGIIDQLELWEHMSSDTFHTISSDHCPFTKEEKATGLGAFNTVPGGVPSIEMRFPAIYTRGVREGFITENQWVDLCCTMPARLFGLENKGEIQVGKDADIVIFNPEKEMTLSEETLHETAGWTPYRNMKMKGWPETTISRGEVIIRDGECTAAKGRGKYLA from the coding sequence ATGAAATACGATCTGGTTATTAAAAACGGAACAATTGTCACAGCGATGACATCCTATAAAGCCGATATAGCAATAAAAGAGGGGAAAATAAGCGCCATAGGCCAGGGACTCGAAGGGAAAGAGGAAATTGACGCCACAGACCGTCTTGTAACACCGGGAGCCATTGATACACACGTCCACCTGGAAATGCCTATCGGAAAATTCGTCTCCTCAGATGATTTTTACCATGGGACGAAAGCCGCAGCTTTCGGAGGAACGACTTCCATCATCGACTTCGTAGAATCCAAAAAAGACCAGACTTTTGTCGAAGCCCTGAAAGAGCGGAAAAGCAAAGCCGCGGACAAAGCCCTTATAGATTACCGATTCCATATGACTATCGGCCCTGATGACATGAAAAAGCTGGATCAGGTACAATCTGCATACGATGCGGGCTGCCGAAGCTTTAAAATTTATATGGCCTACGGTTTGAAACTGACGGACGGCGAGATCCTCAAAGCCTTTGAAGCCATTGGCGAAGCGGGAGCGCTTCCCGTGGTTCACGCGGAAAACTGGGATGTTATAACCACCCTTATAGACAGGAATATCAGCGAGGGCAACAGCGGACCGGAATGGCATACGAAAAGCCGACCGGCCCTGATGGAAGCGGAAGCCGTAGGAAGAGTGATAGATCTGGCGGCCTATGCCGGCGTACCGGTTCACATTTTCCACATATCCTGCCCCGAAGCGGCGGAAAGAGTCAGACAGGCCCGTCTCCAGGGGCATTACGTCTCCGGGGAAACCTGTCCCCAGTATCTGTGCCTGACCGATGAAGTTTTCGAAGCGGAAGGGGTCGAAGGCGCTCTGCCCATCTGTTCTCCGCCTATCAGGGGAATCATCGATCAGCTGGAGCTGTGGGAACATATGAGCAGCGATACCTTCCACACGATTTCAAGCGACCACTGCCCCTTCACGAAAGAGGAAAAAGCGACCGGCCTGGGGGCATTCAATACGGTTCCCGGAGGAGTTCCGTCCATAGAGATGCGCTTCCCCGCCATATACACAAGAGGAGTCCGCGAAGGATTTATTACAGAGAACCAGTGGGTCGACCTCTGCTGCACAATGCCGGCCAGACTTTTCGGTCTTGAGAATAAAGGGGAGATTCAAGTCGGAAAAGATGCGGATATCGTTATCTTCAATCCCGAAAAGGAGATGACGCTCAGCGAAGAGACTCTCCACGAAACAGCCGGCTGGACCCCTTACCGAAACATGAAAATGAAAGGATGGCCGGAAACGACAATCAGCCGCGGCGAGGTAATCATCCGGGACGGGGAATGCACAGCGGCTAAAGGGCGGGGGAAATACCTGGCATAA
- a CDS encoding MATE family efflux transporter, giving the protein MKKDLTRGNVPGHLIRLAVPTMAGFMAQTLYDLVDMAWIGRISSEAVAGVTIFTTVFWIVEVLNEIIGNSSVSLISQSYGAGNRERTEQAIEQTLTFKALVALLAAALLFMFIKPLMAFFTEDRLVLKMALDYGYLRIFFLPFMFSSFTVNTALRCTGDVRTPMIIMIISSILNIVLDPFFMFETIPGTSIPGLNMGIFGASLATVISTTAAFLGGFIFLFSSGGGVKPKLKGLLKLRWDIDYKLLTIGLPIGLETFSRQFSLFLIMKFAALYGTASLAAFGIGNRLYGFIFLPLIGLFMGGSTVVGQNLGADRVDRAVSASKWSALFSTIMMIFFMAVAQIFPSSIMSFFISDSDVIGTGVEMIRLISISFIPMGSTFGLAIAFSGSGHNMPFLLSGIVSKWVVQLPFLLAGWFIFHWPVSTIWISFILADVVSAFFIAGAYGRGKWKEIRV; this is encoded by the coding sequence ATGTCCCTGGGCATTTGATCAGGCTGGCCGTCCCGACAATGGCCGGTTTTATGGCACAGACCCTGTACGATCTTGTCGATATGGCATGGATCGGCCGTATAAGCTCCGAAGCGGTTGCCGGCGTTACAATTTTTACGACGGTTTTCTGGATAGTGGAAGTGCTGAACGAGATTATAGGAAACAGTTCCGTATCACTCATCAGTCAGAGTTACGGAGCGGGGAACAGAGAAAGGACAGAGCAGGCGATTGAACAGACTCTTACATTCAAAGCTCTTGTAGCCCTTCTGGCGGCAGCCCTTCTTTTCATGTTCATTAAACCACTCATGGCTTTTTTTACGGAAGACCGGCTGGTTCTGAAAATGGCCCTTGACTACGGCTATCTCCGAATCTTCTTTCTCCCCTTCATGTTTTCCTCCTTCACTGTCAACACGGCTCTCCGCTGTACGGGAGACGTGAGAACTCCCATGATCATTATGATAATCAGTTCCATTCTCAATATTGTTCTCGATCCTTTTTTCATGTTCGAAACCATTCCAGGAACATCCATACCGGGATTGAATATGGGTATTTTCGGAGCCTCTCTGGCAACGGTGATTTCCACTACGGCAGCTTTTCTCGGAGGTTTCATTTTTCTCTTCTCTTCAGGAGGAGGCGTGAAACCGAAGCTGAAAGGACTCCTGAAACTTCGCTGGGATATTGACTACAAGCTCCTGACCATAGGTCTCCCCATCGGTCTTGAAACCTTTTCCCGGCAGTTCTCGCTCTTCCTCATTATGAAATTCGCAGCTCTATATGGAACCGCATCCCTGGCAGCCTTCGGAATCGGCAACAGATTGTACGGCTTCATCTTTCTCCCTCTTATAGGATTATTTATGGGCGGCAGCACTGTAGTGGGACAGAATCTCGGAGCCGACAGAGTCGACAGAGCTGTTTCCGCCTCCAAATGGTCCGCCCTTTTCTCCACGATCATGATGATCTTTTTTATGGCAGTCGCCCAGATCTTCCCATCATCCATCATGTCGTTCTTTATCAGCGACAGCGATGTGATCGGGACGGGTGTGGAGATGATCCGCCTCATAAGCATCAGCTTTATTCCCATGGGCTCGACTTTCGGTCTGGCAATCGCCTTTTCCGGTTCTGGGCACAATATGCCATTTCTCCTGTCGGGAATAGTCTCCAAGTGGGTCGTTCAGCTTCCTTTTCTTCTGGCGGGGTGGTTTATCTTTCACTGGCCCGTCTCGACAATCTGGATCAGCTTTATTCTGGCGGACGTCGTCTCGGCCTTTTTTATAGCAGGCGCCTACGGCAGGGGCAAGTGGAAAGAAATCAGAGTTTAA
- a CDS encoding isochorismatase family protein, whose product MRRELLIIDAQNDFCEPDGALYVKGAETDCLRLAEFIKRKGDDLSGISLTLDSHHLYDIAHPLYWIDRNGSHPDPFTLITDSDVEAGLWTTSRPEEKEWGLEYVRTLKEKGKYTLCIWPPHCLIGSKGNQIQSDVFKAVTEWEEENLISSYKVIKGDDSRTEHYGAFEPEVSRGKENRPDNITALVRRLEKADEIIIAGEALDYCVANTVRQLADALDPSQTGKIILLEDCCSSVDPNSGMSDNFLEEMKKRGMKIVKSTEI is encoded by the coding sequence ATGAGAAGGGAACTGCTGATTATTGATGCTCAGAATGACTTCTGCGAACCTGATGGGGCTCTTTATGTCAAGGGAGCGGAGACTGACTGTCTCAGGCTTGCTGAGTTTATAAAAAGAAAGGGTGATGACCTGAGCGGGATTTCCCTGACTCTCGATTCCCACCACCTCTACGACATTGCCCACCCTCTTTACTGGATCGACCGCAATGGCAGCCATCCCGATCCCTTTACGCTTATTACTGACAGCGATGTGGAAGCAGGCCTGTGGACAACATCCCGGCCGGAAGAGAAGGAATGGGGGCTGGAATATGTCAGGACCCTGAAAGAAAAGGGTAAGTATACCCTCTGCATCTGGCCGCCTCACTGCCTGATCGGTTCTAAGGGGAATCAGATCCAGAGCGATGTTTTTAAGGCTGTCACAGAATGGGAAGAGGAAAACCTCATTTCATCATACAAGGTTATAAAAGGTGATGATTCGCGGACCGAGCATTACGGCGCCTTTGAACCGGAAGTATCCCGGGGAAAAGAAAACCGGCCGGATAACATTACCGCTCTTGTCCGCAGACTGGAAAAAGCCGATGAAATAATTATTGCCGGAGAGGCTCTCGATTACTGTGTCGCCAATACGGTTCGTCAGCTTGCCGATGCCCTCGATCCCTCTCAGACCGGGAAGATCATTCTTCTGGAGGACTGCTGCTCTTCAGTAGATCCGAACTCGGGAATGAGCGATAATTTCCTTGAGGAAATGAAAAAGAGAGGAATGAAGATTGTAAAATCGACAGAAATATAG